A genome region from Trachemys scripta elegans isolate TJP31775 chromosome 2, CAS_Tse_1.0, whole genome shotgun sequence includes the following:
- the MTHFD2 gene encoding bifunctional methylenetetrahydrofolate dehydrogenase/cyclohydrolase, mitochondrial, with the protein MVVLALSPSLLLRALARAGRAPRACCCALSSRRLHLTAPRNDAVIISGRKLAQQIRQEARHEVEQWVAAGNKRPHLSVVLVGENPASHSYVLNKTKAAADVGISSETILKPASITEEELLDLISKLNDDTNVDGLLVQLPLPEHIDERKICNAVIPEKDVDGFHVVNVGRMCLDQYSMLPATPWGVWEIIKRTGIPTLGKNVVVAGRSKNVGMPIAMLLHTDGRHERPGGDATVTISHRYTPKEQLKQHTILADIVVAAAGIPNLITADMIKEGAAVIDVGINRVQDPVTAKSKLVGDVDFEGVKKKASYITPVPGGVGPMTVAMLMKNTIIAAKKMLKSKELEALTV; encoded by the exons ATGGTGGTCCTCGCGCTGTCCCCGAGCCTGCTGCTCCGAGCCCTGGCCCGGGCGGGACGAGCTCCCCGAGCCTGCTGCTGTGCCCTGAGCTCCCGTCGGCTGCACCTCACCGCGCCCAG aaatgatgcAGTCATAATTTCTGGAAGAAAGCTGGCTCAGCAGATCAGACAGGAAGCCCGACATGAGGTTGAACAATGGGTAGCAGCTGGTAACAAGAGACCCCATCTCAGTGTGGTTCTAGTTGGAGAAAATCCTGCAAGTCACTCCTATGTACTTAACAAAACCAAAGCAGCGGCTGATGTAG GAATCAGCAGTGAAACAATCCTGAAGCCAGCCTCCATCACTGAAGAGGAGCTGCTTGATTTGATTAGCAAGCTAAATGATGACACCAATGTGGATGGCCTATTAGTGCAGCTTCCCTTACCTG AGCATATTGATGAGCGAAAGATCTGCAATGCTGTGATCCCAGAAAAAGATGTTGATGGCTTTCATGTGGTGAATGTGGGGCGCATGTGTCTGGACCAATATTCAATGCTGCCAGCTACACCTTGGGGTGTGTGGGAAATCATCAAGAGAACTG GAATCCCAACCCTGGGGAAGAATGTAGTAGTGGCTGGCAGATCAAAGAACGTTGGAATGCCCATTGCAATGTTGCTGCATACCGACGGCAGACATGAGCGCCCTGGAG GTGATGCAACAGTAACAATATCACATCGCTACACTCCTAAGGAACAGCTCAAGCAACACACGATTTTGGCTGATATTGTGGTAGCAGCTGCAG GTATTCCTAATCTGATCACAGCTGATATGATTAAAGAAGGAGCAGCAGTTATTGATGTTGGGATAAACAGAGTGCAAGATCCTGTTACTGCGAAGTCAAAACTAGTTGGAGATGTGGATTTTGAAG GAGTAAAGAAGAAAGCCAGTTACATCACTCCAGTCCCTGGGGGAGTTGGGCCCATGACAGTTGCTATGCTGATGAAGAATACAATTATTGCGGCAAAGAAAATGCTGAAATCTAAAGAGCTTGAAGCCTTAACTGTTTAA